Below is a genomic region from Cotesia glomerata isolate CgM1 linkage group LG5, MPM_Cglom_v2.3, whole genome shotgun sequence.
tagttttaaatacttttgcGAGTCGATTGTATGTGCCTGCACGCGTGACTCTAACttttttgttcatttattataaaatgaattaaattattaaaagaaaaaatacggTAGCCGGTGAATGAAAGTGTAAGGGGTGATTTTGTCGTGAGTTGGCTCTCACGACAAGGAGAGGGtgagaaaagaaaaaagaagcGACTCTAGTAGGCACGATATAGGTTtctggtaaaaataaaaatgactctactttattattttattaataaattaatcaaaaagaAGGGGGTGGTAAggatgagtgtgtgtgtgtgtgagtgtgtgtgtgtgaaagaaTGTGTGAAAGATAGGGTAGAGACCGCGAGAgaatttaagtagaaaaaacaCGCGAACCGCGAACCGCGAAATCAGCTCGATGGTATACTACCTAATTTCATTGTAAGTAAAAAATCTAATCGCGGAGCAAAAAGGGCTAGTTAGCAACTAAATGactctatttttattaattattaattttaaaaatgccgttcgataaattttaagaCTTGGAAACCAAAAGAATTGATCAGAGAAAATGAAAAAGAGATTAAACCGTCACCCAAATCGCGCCCGGGCACTCAAGGGGTGAACATGTTTAATCCCTGATTAATTCGCAAGGATCAGGATTAATTTGGTTTCCCAGGAAGATCTTATATGCATGATGATGTTGCGCACCATCATCAAGCAACGAAACTTCACGCCTTGTAAAAATTTACCGAAGCGACTGACTCTACGCTAACTAcccgataaattatttaattaaaataaacgtaaaaaaaacCACCGAACTGATTACTAAACCGAATTTAATAAACGACGAGACGACgcgagaatttaattaaaaaaaaaaacggacGGACGGGAAAGAGTAAGAAAACTCTTCCTAAAAGAGCGTGTGTGAGAGTACTCTTCTAGAAAGAGCCagaagtgtgtgtgtgtgtgtgtgtgtgtgtgtgtatgagTGAGGgttgaagttaatttttaaacaaatgactcTATAACCTAAAAAGAAACCGAtcgtgaataaaaaataagaaaagaaaaagataAGAGTGGGTAAGATGTAAGGTTaaatgtgtgtatgtgtgtgtaagtGTGAGTGTGTATGCacgtgaatttaatttaattttaatgaaaaaaaacaactgaatttaatttaaaaattttaagaacaaaaaaaaacacgaatcaatttgacaaactaatgagaatttaatgaaaacaCTGAGAACTACCGCGAATATGACTCTACGTTAACacgttataataaaaaaaaaaaaaatgacgctACGTTATATACACAATCTACGTTAacactttataataaaaaaaaaaaaaaaatgacgctACGTTATATACACAATACAGAAAACCGACGCTAGTACGCGAGAAAcccgaaaaaaaaactaatcgAGGAGGTAATTTGGACGACCGGCAAAGTTGACAACACCATTGCTCGATGTGCACGCTTGGCCGGCCGACCGGGAACTGAGCTCCTCAGGGTAAGCTTTCCAGTACCCCCGCTCCGACCCCCACCCTAGTGTCCTCTACGTGACTTTTTTCAGGGTTGataattttcatgttttttattatttttagcgGTAATACGGGACTAGTTCGCGACcgcgattattttttagagcaagAGCAAGCCTCCGCGTATCCATtcatatagttttttaaaattaaaagttgattttttataacttttttgaagatttataAATGTGAAAATGTGTGTGAAAATGTGACGACTTTAGCGCTACCTGCAGTGTTTTTTACAAGTAACAAAGATGGCGTCGCCAGACATGTTGACACAAGTCCCATGGCGCATCACGCGGTTGGAACATTGTTCATCTCTGCCAAAACTTGAAAAGTAACTCATCAATCGTGCCTCCAAGCTTTCAATTAgtgttattactattaattacgAAAAAGTGATAGTTTTTTGGTGAAaatcaattgttaaaaaaattatgtcgcCAGTGAAAAGTGAAATTAATTGTTGTGCTATTGAAAAACGACATCACCCAAAAAGAAGAATAACAAGAAGATAAAACtagtgaatttattatttagaaatattaaattcattgcCAGAGTTTGgataaacattaaatatttatgttttaacttaaattataaaaatttggtgagtaaaaatataattgtacttaataaaaaatgaaaattaagttagccgacattgaaaaattaaaaagaatttttttttttaaaaaatgactacaaaaaaaaagaagaaaaaattgtcatttgttaaaaactttaaaaactcaaaaaaaaaaaacataagtgcaactttttaaaaatattttttcgttctaatttaattattaaaaaaaaatcaaaaaattaaaaacgtcggctaactttagaaACTTTAgcatcataataaaaaagtaatttaataatataaaaacaaaacaagtatttattttgggctatttttattaaatcaattaacaacattatattattttcttgcTCCTAAAtacacaataatatttaaatgttatttttaaatttctcattctattttatttataatttttcaatttttttacttcaagaCCCGTCATccttaattatttgttttgttaaataaaataaaaatcaaagtaaaaaaaacaaaatgattgTATATTTCGTTTGTCCGGAGTCATCGTTTtcgtaaatttattcattaaaaattatttattcttcattagtattttaataattaatctgtCAGtcggttatttatttaaaactcacGATAGACAATGACCAgttataaaatagtaaatcttagaaaaaaaatgataattattcacATACACTCATTCGATTCATTCACTgcgatttttattgttttattttattataattaattaattaataattacttaagtTTTTAATCAAACGCTATTTCTCTTTCTCTCATTGTcagataatatatttaataaataaataatgacttgCGGTttagtataatatataatataataagacTACGTGCAAAGGCTGCGGGCTTATCAAATAAACATTTCACTCTCATTCATGCCAATTGTTCAATAGATACACGAGCCTTtgcattcaaataaataatccaattaatattaatataaccAAGCGTTTGCTACTCCCTCtttcttcattaaaattgaccaagcatgaatttttaaatttaattaatcaatttaaataatcaattatgcacacgctaatttaatttttttttcttttaaattcgagcttaaaaatcaattgattttcgattaattaagactactttttgaaatattttttattgcaattgaTTGAATCGCTACCAGACTTATTGAAtccctatttttttttttccttaatcatgttttttttttttttttccatagtttcatttatttatttatagtttttcgTTAGTAACATTAGTTGTACAATATAGAATAGAGAAAGAGATTTGAGAGGGGTACACATAATAACATCAggacaaaataattaaatttccgtACTAACTATCTTTAGTAACTAATTTTGATAATGATAGtcctaataattttaaaatttcggtTCCGTGactagatttatttttattaaaattatttttatatacatagatacagaattaatcaaaaataaatttataaaataataaaatcagtataaaaaatttttttaattacaattgatatgaaattacattaaaataaaataaaataaaatatatataaaataaaaagcgtgtaaatatttaaaaattttatcacaaaaccgaaatttatattataaataaagctGACAAAACTCTAAAATTTCACAACAATCAATCAAACAAACCAATACAACAAccattacaataataaaacagcatttagagaaaaattgattaaagggaataataataataataataataattaataattaaaaatcggTAAATCGTTTTCTGTCCGTAGTTTAACAATTCGCGTGTAGTCGCGTCTAATAGAATAAAGGCTAtcgtttaattaaaattcggtCCCAGCTCTCTCGTAGCATCTCTTTAAATAATgcgtataattaattaaatattgttgaaCACAGGGTTCAAGAcccattttatttctttctttttatatCATTTGATGTACTCTCTTGATTTCCCGAttggatttatttattttaataattagtaataatttaaggGATCATTATTACGTGAGGGTGATCGTTGTCAGTAGACCCATCTCACTGGCGTCCACTGCGGTGTCTTTTGTATTTTATCGATTGCGCCTTCCAGCTGAGCAATCGTCTCATCAATATCGTCATTGATGATCGTCAGATCGAAGAAATGTCCGTACGCCTGCTTCAGCATGTCCGACTCCTTTCCAAGTCTTTTCAGACTTCCGTCGTACTgtagtcaaaaattttattcaagttaattgaatgatttatttgagaaagcccataagtcaaaaatagtaaatttttcaggagaagcaaaaaacatttttctcggTTAAGTTTGCATTAACATCATGAACcaatgatgaataataataatgttagttcgagcataaaaaaaatttaattgttaattactattatttataataatgatttcaAGTTGATTGACTTATTATGGGGTTTCTCACCAAAACgaatataatagtaataaaatcattaatattattaatttttctccctcaatcatttattatatttataaaattaagcacaaaatatgtattggaactacaattaacgaaaattataataaatcatctatttttaaattcaaattagtgaattgagagtcaacaataaaacaaacaacattttaatttatcacaatctaactttataaaactaacaattgcaaaaattatttaaatcaaagtatttaacagtaaatataatatattttcatttagttatcattaattttagaatttaaatcaGTTAAATCAGTGTCaacaaccaaaaaaaatatttttaattttaatccatcaagcgaaaattgtaaaactcattaaaattcaaatatttaacagtaaatttactttctaattatctaataatcaattattttaaaattaaagtcagTGAAATCACatcaaacaataaaacaataatttaattcaatttttttaaacccatactaagaaaattatgaaaatttaagtattttgcattgaactgaatttttcttcagaaatttatttttggaattttgaaattgaatgtttattcGAAAAATCCCTTGAGTCactgacttatggggtttctcaatTAAACGAGATTTGTATTAACCAATTGTTTCTCGGTTTTGAACGcggatttaatattttttggtgcTGGTATAAGTGAGGGGAAATTCAAAGAACCGAAGAATGCAATAAAcccgatttaaaaaaaaaatattactcaaataaacgattcatttaaagttaaaaaaatattttatacttacGTCATTAAGATTTTGTACGATGGGTGCAGCGATAAAAACAACATAAGGAGCAAACTCAGCGGTACGAAGTATTTTTAATGCTTGAGGTTCAACGTCTAGAATAGCCATTTTTCCTTCTTCGTGGATTTTTCTTATCGTATCTAACTTGGTACCGTACATTGCGTCCTCGTGTGTACCtatatttaatcaataatttataattattcattcaagtgaaaaatttcatcttaataataataataaaaaataaaattaccgtaTTCTAAGTATTCATTAGCGCTGATATCCGTCATCATTTCATCATGTGTGACAAAATAGTAATTGCGTCCACTCTCTTCGTCGTTTCGTGGAGGCCTCGTTGTATCtgtagtttaatttaattcacaaatttattagataaatttattaattaaataaatgataattaataaatttgtatttttgtttcggaatttaaataaataatttatcaattattgaaatttaaaaaatgtcctacgctataaatttattgatgataTAAAATCCATCAGATAGGAAATGTCTagaacaaataaaagatttgatCTTTATATCGATATAACTATGttctatttatattattattttcagtcaTAATTGGAACAAAAAATGAGACTGAGTTCGATCTATAGTTGACTAGTTTTATAAACgcatgaattaattttaaaggaggaagtggaataaaaaatacaaaattaaagatGGAGATAGTTAATACCCTCGTCAGAGCGGGCCATGAAGGAGATAATCTCTCTCAATTTTTTCGGTTTCTTcagtgtattaaaaataatgttacttagaacaaaaaaattaattattaaaacaaaactattttaacgatgacattaaaattaaaaagcatttgtaatttttttttcttcaaataaattgtaacgaaaaaataaaagataataaaaatttatttcaaacgaATTTCAcgttgttatttaattattaaaaattgacggCTGTCATCGCCTAAAAAATGTAATCTCCTTGATAAACATTAATCAGTGAATAAAACTAAATTGAAGAAGTtagctaaataataaaagaaatagaTAGTAAACAAATGGTAAGTAAACACTCGTGTGACCTCTAGCTGAAAGAATGAGAGTCTTGAGTAAATATAATGGTTATTGACCGACAGAGAGTGTGTGTGGGTGGTCAAGATTAATTTTCTCCAAACGTAATAAAcaccaataaaaatatttacttagcgtaataatttattacaacaTGGTATTTACCTTTCCTCAGTCAACGGTCGTTATTATCCAGCATACTCGTTCAATCATCAGACCAGATAAACGATAAACGTCTATCTAAATGTCACAGTTTATCGACGTTAATCCTTAGCCTCTGACAATAATACCCAACAACTGAAATTAATAAGCCCGACGTGACAATCCAATTGCTCGTATTTTTTGACAGTGAGGGAAACTTATCCGCTGGAATGGACTTCCTCGGAGGCTGTTTCTGTTggaaaaacgaaaaaaactgagtgaaaaatgaatttttatgcttGTGTCTTCCACTCCTAATTTTTACCAAGTTCCAATAGAATTTTAGCACTTACCCATTTTACTAGCGCGGTACTCAGCATGATAATCTCAATCGGACACTGTTAACTCGTGTTCAAGGCActacactaataaaaaagttttatttttaatcacttgtcactaattaaaattcttactCTGGCAGCCATCTTGCCGACAAGCATGCTTCGGAATATAAGAGTCCGCGCACGCGCCCATCTTTCATCCCGACTAAGACCGAAGTTTGCGTGCCGTTTTTCAGAATTcgaattttctaataatttttataattaaaaaattgtaaatttaattaaggtaaaaataacaaaattataattattattggaatttacactttatttttgctttaattttattttttttcaagcttttttttgtagttttaaaaaaatattaatcgttaaaatattgtttatcaTACAATcgtttcataaaatttatttaaggtaaaagccccaatagatgatcatgtaccagtatatgatcactccatgtatttgtatacctatatttgtgaatatagatatacaaatacatggagtgatcatatactggtacgtgatcatctattggggcttttaccttacttaaaaatctaattatctattattttcttaaagaaTCAAAATGCactaactaaaattttaaatttcaagctTTCGTTCTGCGCGTTGACATCTGACCGACCTGTAGAGCCACCTGCAGCTTGTTTTGTAAGTGATACAATGATCCCGCGTCCTTATGTCACATTCTGTAGTTCATTGCGCGAAtgataaacaatatttattacacaggtgttgtttttattaataaataattttcattcctGAAGCATCACCATATCTTATTTTACatttgtgtaaataaatatataatatacgtaagtaaaaaaagtaaaaatcataataacaaaGCAGTGCTGTTAactgataattttattgtttgtaatatttataatgcaTTCTTATGTTGAAGtctttttgatttaatttttattccaaacaAATTATTGACAAGTTtgttactattttataatCAAGACTGTCGATAGTAGTTATTGTAATATAAAAGTATAACAATattcgttaaaaatatataaatgttgaataataatttaccaTGATACTAAATCAAtaactgacaatttttttcattttttaaacaaatcaaTTGCATTCAAAAAATCTCTTTTAagaatttgtatttaatttttatacatgtggaattttcttattaaattgtttttcataGTAATTCTGtttctataaaattacaaagaaAATTCTAATGTGTCATTAATTTTACTagaataaatttctattgtttcatcataatttttttttttttttattttttcaggcACGTGGCATTTTTTTCATCGCTATTGCTGGCATTATATTTTCACGAGCACCTATCAATTGTTTAGATCATATAAAAGAAGAGTGGCCACGTGATAGTGTTTTTCACGATTGATTCTTGACAAATTTAATAAgcattcttttaaatttttaagtatataggtaacattatttattaaaataaaagaacacatatgttttatttctgaaataattattcatttattttcattttcagatTTATAAATGATGAACTGTCAATTGTTGATAAGGAAGCAGTTACAATAGAGAAAAATAGAATGATCAATGGCTTCatattatattgatattttagtattttaattacatttatctatggaatattttttctttgggtatttttaaaat
It encodes:
- the LOC123265748 gene encoding peripheral plasma membrane protein CASK-like gives rise to the protein MMTDISANEYLEYGTHEDAMYGTKLDTIRKIHEEGKMAILDVEPQALKILRTAEFAPYVVFIAAPIVQNLNDYDGSLKRLGKESDMLKQAYGHFFDLTIINDDIDETIAQLEGAIDKIQKTPQWTPVRWVY